Proteins encoded within one genomic window of Amycolatopsis nigrescens CSC17Ta-90:
- a CDS encoding nitroreductase family deazaflavin-dependent oxidoreductase, with amino-acid sequence MRLPDRLARFNRYVTNPVQRLWAGSLPGFGIIEHTGRKSGRAYRTPVNVFRVPDGFAVLLTYGPDRDWVKNLVAAGGGALAHRGRTVPIAGPRVLPVAEAHEFLPPRPSALARRLHVDFVLHVTTPGK; translated from the coding sequence ATGCGGCTGCCCGATCGCCTGGCCAGGTTCAACCGGTATGTCACCAACCCCGTCCAGCGGCTATGGGCTGGCAGCCTGCCCGGGTTCGGCATCATCGAGCACACCGGCCGGAAGTCCGGGCGGGCGTACCGGACGCCGGTGAACGTGTTCCGGGTACCGGACGGGTTCGCGGTGCTGCTCACCTACGGCCCGGACCGCGACTGGGTGAAGAACCTGGTCGCGGCCGGCGGCGGCGCGCTGGCGCATCGCGGCCGCACCGTGCCGATCGCCGGACCGCGGGTGCTGCCGGTCGCCGAGGCGCACGAGTTCCTGCCGCCTCGCCCCTCCGCGCTGGCCCGCCGCCTGCACGTCGACTTCGTCCTGCACGTCACCACTCCCGGCAAATAG
- a CDS encoding cation diffusion facilitator family transporter, giving the protein MNAREVSEATENGGESTLTVLLAGGVNLAIAVLKLIAGLITGSGAMLSEAAHSVADTFTEVLLLTALRRSDRPADRVHPFGYGKERYFWSLLAAVSIFASGAMFAFYEGFSTVFGEPKEQSSPLVGYIVLALAFAMESTSWLQAMRQVRRDSADAGKSIAEYLRLIDDPAPKTVLFEDSAALAGLLLAFAGIGLHQLTGSAVWDGAASIAIGTLLAGVAYLLGRTNRGLLIGRQADPVLVRGIRRKLDGTPEIEAVVDLQTMLMGTDRVLVCARVDFDDSLSAADLERLCVRLAGELDEEFNDVTEVFIEPVPRTDPALRAAVLARYGPPPGK; this is encoded by the coding sequence GTGAACGCACGGGAAGTCAGCGAGGCGACCGAGAACGGCGGCGAAAGCACTCTCACCGTGCTCCTGGCCGGCGGCGTGAACCTGGCCATCGCGGTGCTAAAGCTGATCGCCGGGCTGATCACCGGCTCTGGCGCGATGCTGTCCGAGGCGGCGCATTCGGTGGCGGACACCTTCACCGAGGTGCTGCTGCTCACCGCGCTCCGGCGTTCGGATCGGCCGGCCGACCGGGTGCATCCCTTCGGCTACGGCAAGGAACGGTACTTCTGGTCGCTGCTGGCGGCCGTCTCGATCTTCGCCTCCGGCGCGATGTTCGCGTTCTACGAGGGGTTCAGCACTGTCTTCGGCGAGCCGAAGGAGCAGTCCAGCCCGCTGGTCGGCTACATCGTGCTGGCGCTGGCGTTCGCGATGGAGTCGACCTCCTGGCTGCAGGCGATGCGCCAGGTCCGCCGGGATTCGGCCGACGCGGGCAAGTCGATCGCGGAGTACCTCCGGCTGATCGACGACCCGGCGCCGAAGACCGTGCTGTTCGAGGACTCCGCCGCGCTGGCCGGGCTGCTGCTCGCGTTCGCCGGCATCGGCCTGCACCAGCTGACCGGCTCGGCGGTCTGGGACGGCGCCGCCTCGATCGCGATCGGCACGCTGCTGGCCGGGGTGGCCTACCTGCTCGGCCGGACCAATCGCGGGCTGCTGATCGGCAGGCAGGCGGATCCGGTGCTGGTCCGCGGGATCCGGCGGAAGCTGGACGGTACGCCGGAGATCGAGGCCGTGGTGGATCTGCAGACCATGCTGATGGGCACCGACCGGGTACTGGTGTGCGCCAGAGTGGACTTCGACGACTCGCTGTCGGCGGCCGACCTGGAACGGCTCTGCGTGCGGCTGGCCGGCGAGCTGGACGAGGAGTTCAACGACGTCACCGAGGTGTTCATCGAGCCGGTGCCGCGCACGGACCCCGCCCTCCGCGCCGCCGTCCTTGCCCGCTACGGCCCCCCACCAGGCAAATAG
- a CDS encoding DUF742 domain-containing protein, translating to MDERPGEPPAARLRHRHRAAVRRTAGARFPSTQLLERYSEPDDPITEEFPAVPAPRPPGGSTGAFQTVQAMLEPAGSRSRVRPYVLTRGRTKCAHQLAIETLVSIRDDARWEGDALGSEYQPVRALCTTPRSVAEVAALLSVPLGVARVLLSDMADLDLVRIHGNGTDADGRPQFKVLRRVLDGLHRL from the coding sequence ATGGACGAACGACCCGGCGAGCCGCCGGCCGCCCGGCTGCGACACCGGCACCGGGCAGCCGTCCGACGTACCGCGGGCGCGCGGTTCCCGTCCACCCAACTGCTCGAGCGGTACTCCGAACCGGACGACCCGATCACCGAGGAGTTCCCCGCGGTACCCGCGCCCCGCCCGCCGGGCGGCTCCACCGGAGCCTTCCAGACCGTGCAGGCCATGCTGGAGCCCGCCGGCTCACGCTCCCGCGTCCGGCCCTACGTGCTCACCCGAGGCCGCACCAAATGCGCGCACCAGCTGGCGATCGAGACGCTGGTGTCCATCCGCGACGACGCCCGCTGGGAAGGCGACGCGCTGGGCAGTGAGTACCAGCCGGTGCGCGCGCTGTGCACCACTCCGCGTTCGGTGGCCGAGGTCGCCGCGCTGCTTTCGGTCCCGCTCGGGGTGGCCAGGGTGCTGCTCAGCGATATGGCCGACCTGGACCTGGTGCGGATCCACGGCAATGGCACGGACGCCGACGGGCGACCCCAGTTCAAGGTGCTCCGCCGGGTGCTGGACGGCCTGCACCGGCTCTGA
- a CDS encoding (Fe-S)-binding protein translates to MGAVQITLGGIAVVLGIVAWTMFGVTIAKFVRIVRLGQPDGTRNGPFFRRMFTLGEEFVAHTRMMKDRRVAPAHWVVMWGFLIGSLALFEAYGEVFVPTWGWPILDDWSLFQLLMELLGIGTVVGILALIVIRQLNHPRRADRQSRFQGSNFRWAYFIEAVVLIEGIGILGVRAGKAALGVHETPLWAAIVSNPLGELLPASPDLVSVFAFIKLMSATIWLFVISKKMTMGVAWHRFSAFFNIYFKREADGSVALGKVKPMMSEGKPLDFEEADPEKDVFGAGKIEDFSWKGWLDFTTCTECGRCQSQCPAWNTGKPLSPKLLITQLRDHAYAKAPYLLAGGKKDMAGDEIGLQGETEEERHAGIDVLALAEAERPLIGGPGENGELGGVIDPEVLWSCTSCGACVEQCPVDIEHVDHIVDMRRYQVMIESNFPSELNGMFKNLENKGNPWGQNAKDRLQWTEDLDFEVPVFDGELGDTEYLFWVGCAGAFEDRAKKTTRAVAELLHMAGVSYTVLGPEESCTGDPARRAGNEFLFQMLAQQNVEMLNSVFENRNPVQRKIVVTCAHCFNTLANEYPELGGDYEVVHHTQLLNRLVREKQLVPIAPIAEDVTYHDPCYLGRHNKVYDAPRDLVGSSGATLREMPRHGDQSMCCGAGGARMWMEEKIGKRINVERVDEALGTAPTKIATGCPFCRVMLTDGVTSRQNDGRANENVEVVDVAQLLLSAVKRKPKAPARVVSQEPEPEAPLGHEDPSGQAPSANGSGPSTAGTGTEAGGEAEGGVADGKADLPTDQVATGTTQSDQDK, encoded by the coding sequence CGTCGCCTGGACCATGTTCGGCGTGACCATTGCCAAGTTTGTCCGCATTGTCCGGCTGGGCCAGCCGGACGGCACTCGCAACGGTCCCTTCTTCCGGCGCATGTTCACGCTGGGCGAAGAGTTCGTGGCGCACACCCGGATGATGAAAGACCGCCGCGTCGCACCCGCGCACTGGGTGGTCATGTGGGGCTTCCTGATCGGCTCGCTGGCCCTGTTCGAGGCATACGGCGAGGTGTTCGTGCCGACCTGGGGCTGGCCGATCCTGGACGACTGGTCGCTGTTCCAGCTGCTGATGGAGCTGCTCGGGATCGGCACCGTGGTCGGCATCCTGGCGCTGATCGTGATCCGGCAGCTGAACCACCCGCGCCGGGCGGACCGGCAGTCCCGGTTCCAGGGCTCGAACTTCCGCTGGGCGTACTTCATCGAGGCCGTGGTGCTGATCGAGGGCATCGGCATCCTGGGGGTGCGCGCCGGCAAGGCCGCGCTCGGCGTGCACGAGACCCCGCTGTGGGCGGCGATCGTGTCCAACCCGCTCGGCGAGCTGCTGCCGGCCAGCCCGGATCTGGTTTCGGTTTTCGCTTTTATCAAGCTGATGAGCGCCACCATCTGGCTTTTTGTCATTTCCAAGAAGATGACCATGGGGGTGGCCTGGCACCGGTTCAGCGCATTCTTCAACATCTACTTCAAGCGCGAAGCCGACGGCTCGGTGGCACTCGGCAAGGTCAAGCCGATGATGAGCGAGGGCAAGCCGCTCGATTTCGAAGAAGCCGATCCGGAAAAGGACGTGTTCGGCGCCGGCAAGATCGAGGACTTCAGCTGGAAGGGCTGGCTGGACTTCACCACCTGCACCGAATGCGGCCGCTGCCAGTCGCAGTGCCCGGCCTGGAACACCGGCAAGCCGCTCTCGCCGAAGCTGCTGATCACCCAGCTGCGCGACCACGCCTACGCCAAGGCGCCGTACCTGCTTGCCGGCGGCAAGAAGGACATGGCCGGCGACGAGATCGGCCTGCAGGGCGAGACCGAAGAGGAGCGGCACGCCGGGATCGACGTGCTCGCGCTGGCCGAGGCCGAGCGGCCGCTGATCGGCGGCCCCGGCGAGAACGGTGAGCTGGGCGGGGTGATCGACCCGGAGGTGCTGTGGTCCTGCACCTCCTGCGGCGCCTGCGTCGAGCAGTGCCCGGTGGACATCGAGCACGTCGACCACATCGTGGACATGCGCCGGTACCAGGTGATGATCGAGTCGAACTTCCCGAGCGAGCTGAACGGGATGTTCAAGAACCTGGAGAACAAGGGCAACCCGTGGGGGCAGAACGCCAAGGACCGTCTACAGTGGACAGAAGATTTGGACTTCGAGGTGCCGGTTTTTGACGGGGAGCTCGGCGACACCGAGTACCTGTTCTGGGTCGGCTGCGCCGGCGCCTTCGAGGACCGGGCGAAGAAGACCACCCGCGCGGTGGCGGAGCTGCTGCACATGGCCGGGGTCTCCTACACCGTGCTCGGCCCGGAGGAGTCCTGCACCGGCGACCCGGCGCGGCGCGCCGGCAACGAGTTCCTGTTCCAGATGCTCGCGCAGCAGAACGTCGAGATGCTGAACTCGGTGTTCGAGAACCGGAACCCGGTGCAGCGCAAGATCGTGGTCACCTGCGCGCACTGCTTCAACACGCTGGCCAACGAGTACCCGGAGCTGGGCGGCGACTACGAGGTCGTGCACCACACCCAGCTGCTGAACCGCCTGGTGCGCGAGAAGCAGCTGGTGCCGATCGCGCCGATCGCGGAGGACGTGACCTACCACGACCCGTGTTATCTGGGCCGGCACAACAAGGTCTACGACGCGCCGCGCGATCTGGTCGGCTCCTCCGGCGCCACGCTGCGGGAGATGCCGCGGCACGGCGACCAGTCCATGTGCTGCGGCGCCGGTGGCGCGCGGATGTGGATGGAAGAGAAGATCGGCAAGCGGATCAACGTGGAGCGGGTGGACGAGGCGCTCGGCACCGCGCCGACGAAGATCGCCACCGGCTGCCCGTTCTGCCGGGTGATGCTGACCGACGGGGTCACGTCCCGGCAGAACGACGGCAGGGCGAACGAGAACGTCGAAGTGGTGGACGTCGCCCAGCTGCTGCTCTCGGCGGTCAAGCGCAAGCCGAAGGCGCCAGCGCGGGTGGTGAGCCAGGAACCCGAGCCGGAGGCCCCGCTCGGGCACGAGGACCCGAGCGGTCAAGCGCCATCGGCCAACGGCAGCGGACCGTCCACGGCGGGCACCGGCACGGAGGCCGGCGGCGAGGCGGAGGGCGGCGTGGCTGACGGGAAGGCCGATCTGCCGACCGATCAGGTCGCCACCGGGACCACCCAGTCCGACCAGGACAAATAG